The nucleotide window TTAGCATGAATGCAAGCGATCAAAAAGTAATCTCCCTTTTTATTATATTGAATGTGAGCTTTTATACCTAATCGTAaaggaaaaatattttatgaaatattctatgAGGAGGTAGCCTTTAATTACTTATAACAACTTTTCTTCGAACTTTTATGCATGTGAGTGACAAGAGGAGAACACTCTACAATCGTTTATCTTGGACTCTTATTCTTATGGGTAGATAGGTGGAGTGTGGTCTTCATCTTATCCTTACGTTCGAgatattatataaaaatcatatgttGGATGATGATTAGCTTACAAAGTTCCTCCTATTAATACTAATactaatatttcatatattccaTATTTTTATAACCTGTTTATCATACGAAATACATTATATTATTGCAAGTATAAAACATGATGACTGATCAACAATTATATCAACTGTGAGGACCAATCCATAAACAGTCGAAAGATTCTCCGGAAACAACTTGGTATTTTATTGAGCGCACGTTTCACGTGGTTTCATCTGACAGTCCTCCTCGACCCGACTCACGTCAATAGCTAACCGGTTGATTTGGTGCGCCGTCCGCCCTGTTCCCAACACCATAGTGCGATTACCTTCCCCCATTCCATAATAAATTAAAACAAATTAACtaataaattgaaaaaaaattcaagattaaGGGATTCTTTGTACTCCTCTCCATGGTAAGGAATCATAAATCATGAATGTTTATAAGGTACAAATGACTTGCTTTGGGTTTTATTGATTTAGGTTGGATCGAGGTAACCTTAGACAGCAATCTGGTCACCGCTTTTAAGAGGGGGGTTTGCTGACAACGAAGTTTCCGAGAAATGCCCCTTAGTCCATCAGGCTGAGACGCGTGTCCCATCCGTGAAATGGTCGGCAGAACGTGCACCGCGACACTGTAGTGCGTGAAggctattaaatgccttccactaCTACCGCTTTTGGTGTCGAAGCGGCGACTTTGATCGCATCAAAGAGGGCGAAAGaggcgaagagagagagagagagagagagaaagggggagGAAAGAATGGGGGTTAAGGTGTACGGGATGCCGATGTCGACCAACACGGTCAGGGTGTTGGCGGCGCTGAACGAGAAGGGCGTGGAGTTTGAGCTCGTCATAGTCGATCTCCGCACCGGTGCTCACAAGAAGCCCGACTTCCTCGCCCTAAACGTACGTTTCCCTGTTCTTCCTTCTTCATCTTATTCTCCTTCGAATAGGAGGAATTACTTGTGACAAAAGGAAAGATCACAAGATGATTGGTTTGTTTTGCCGATTCATGCAGCCGTTCGGTCAGATCCCTGCGCTGGAGGACGGAGATGTTGTCCTTTTTGGTAACTTCTCATCCTTTTCCTTCGCGTTTTCTTCTCCTCTTGTATGCACTAGTGGACTTCTCTCATGGAAATGAAAGGCTCGAGATCAgattattttatgttctttttcttcGGTCTATTATGCTTTTATTTTGGTTATATTAACCCCCGATCTGTTTCTTCTAACGATTTTTTCGGATCCTGCTTGCGCGTCAATTGTCATGTTGTCCTCATCGATCAACGAAACTTTCCGTTTTTACCCCTGCATGATCTCGTTTTTACTAGTCCACACTTCCTGTGATTTGTTAATAACGAGGATTCCTTTTCAAGGGGGGTTTtgggaaataaaaatatttaagtggATAAAACGAAATAAAACAATAACACAGTTTCCATGGCGGCGTGATGTGATACTTTGTTTCCGTCGGACCGCCAGAGTCGCGCGCGATTAACCGCTACATCGCCACCAAGTACGCGGAGGCGGGGCCGGACCTGCTGCTCTCCAGCGGCACCCCGGCGGAGCGGGCGGTGGTGGATCTGTGGCTGGAGGTGGAGTCGCAGCAGTTCGGGCCGCCCATCGCGGCGCTGGTGTACGAGGCCCTGATCAAGCCGATGCTGGGCGGCGCCACCGACGTGACCGTGGTGGAGGCGCAGGCCACGAAGCTGGAGAAGGTGCTGGACGTGTACGAGGCCCGGCTGGCCCAGAGCAAATACCTGGCCGGTGCTGAGTTCACCCTGGTGGACCTGAACCACATCCCATACACCAACTACCTCATGAAAACCCCCAAGGCGAGCCTCGTCACCTCCCGCCCCCACCTGCTCGCCTGGTGGCAGGACATCTCCTCCCGCCCCGCCTGGCAGAAGACCGCCGCCGCTATCCCCTTCTGATTCTTCCCCCATCTATCTATTTCATATATTATGATGATGGCACATCAGGGGGAGAAAGTAGTATCTCCCCCTGTTGCTCTCTCTGCCATCCGTGGTTGCAATTCCTGTTCGGTGTCGTgcaatttctgttcgtgctcgagGACAGAAATAAATAATGTGTCAGCAATGTAGACAGTTGACATCTGAAGTAATGTTGTTGTTTATGTTACGCTCCTTTTGTTTTGTATGCATAGGGGAAAAACCACTCTGATGCCTGCTTTATTTTGTCAATAGTATCATaagttttttattatatatttaaatcatataatatttctagaggaggatcattTTTTGGTTTCTGGAAAAAATCTTATTTTGGTTATTTACATCATTTTCATAATGTTTGTAAGAGATCTATATGTGTTTTACATTTCTGCTGAGTTAGACACTTCAGTTATTTCTTTGAATCctattctcgtatctatatccaaGCAGTGTGAACAAGACAGTGTTGCAAGTTTTCCTGAATAGTTTGTGCTTTTCTCAATTTAGAGAGAATTGAGTAATTTGATTATAGAATGTTGATTAGAGAGAACAAACAAAAAACTTTTTGTGAATTAGGCACTCCTCTATTCAAACATTTGATAGACTTATCCATCAACTTGCATAGGCGTAGTAGACACTTCTAGAAATAACCTTCATAGTTGCAAAAATACCAAAACCTCTATGACTCTCCTATTATTTTGCTCTAAATTTCTCCCCTTTTGCAAGCTTTATAGTGTTTCTACCTGTGCATCACCTTTATAATATGTCTTGTTTTATATGGTTAGAGCGGAATGCCTTCTTTAATGTGTTCAAACACTAATAGGCTTGTTAATGCTTAACATTGATCACTGTCATGTTTATCTGTTGGTCTATGAATAGGGTACTCGTTAGAACCTTAAGGTATAGTAAAGCTTAGAATTTAGATGGTATGAGAACGCTGGAGTTCTGTTTCTTGGAAGTTTGCACATTTGTCTCTCAATCTCTGTGATCCTCTTATAATCGTGAAACATTAGTAGTGATAGGGCATATTATGGATTCCGTCACGAGGACATGACCCCCGTCACCTCAACCCAAGTGTGGGGCCTCAGGAGGAAGACACAACGCCACGTCGGATGCGCCATCAGAAATCCGGGATAACAGTTGTCCTCCTCTCGCGTCGTCTAGCGTCGTGCCAACCAACATCGCCGCAACAACTCCGGGAAGCTCGGGACGGCGTTGCATGGCATCGTCCCATATATCTCGGGTGACGAACGTTCGAAGGTACACTCATCGTTCGGGGAGTTGGACGTCGCGCGAAGGACGTGTATGCCTAACCCTAGGCACTATGATAAAAACTCATTGCCAACATCGGACAAGGGGCATCTGGAATATTAGCAGGCCCACTAACTTGATCTTTAGAGGAGCCTAAGTCAGGATCCTCCTTCTCATCTTAACTTAGGCCAGTGCGTAGAAATTTGGTTGCGATAAAGGTGGACGGGCTCGTTGAAGATGTGCATCCCAACCAAATCTGACCCGATCAGGCGAAAACCTCATGAAATGGTCCTGGACATTGCCAGTCGTATCAAGCCGTACCAACCCCACGGTCACGGCATAAGTTCACCAACAAGCAATAGCAATTATTTAAATTGTCTCTATTTTTCCTTTTTAATATTCTTGTTCGATTGGATATTTAAATATTCGTCTAATGTCTGATTTTGACTATGTATCACATCATTTCGTACTCGTATCACATATaagggagagaaaacatttgtttgGCTCAATAAATGGTCACGAGTTTATGTTAATGTAAAATAGATCACACAAGACAAATTATCGTTATCTTTATACACATTACTTTTATCTTGTAAATAATTAAATAAGAATAAGAAACACCAAATTCGGAAGGAACCAAACTTGAGGCGATGATTTGATTAGAGTCAACAAAATCAAATGACTAAAAGACAATTTCCCCTTTTTTATCAAAGCAATTCAATTTACAACAAAGAAACCAATTTTAATGAAACTGCGAAGTCTAATTAAAGCAGGAGAAACTATTTACTCTTCGAGATTGGGATTCACATCCAACGGCTAAGAAAACCTCCACGGCCAGTAGATCAGGCGCCGAGTGCGCCTTAAACCGATCCGGTCCAAAAGATCAGAGTCCGGTCCGATTCGATTTATGTTTTTAAGGCTATCAAGTTACTTGGTTCGTTTCTTACTTCACAAAAAGCAAACCAACGGCCGGATCGACCAACTAAACCGGACCGACTACGGAAACAAACCCGCAAAACCCTAACTCTTCTCCTGCGTCCGCCCGACTCATTTCCGATCCCATAATCCGCCGCCTCTCTCCATATGCGCAACGGAAAGGCTAATTCTATCGCTATATATATCTTGATCCCTGACTCGCTTCAATCGTCTATTTCTCGTGATCCTTTTAGGTTTTGTGTTTCCGGCCACTGGTTTCGTGATTCTTTTACGGTTTTATTTTCTGTTTGTTGTTTTTCTTGTATTGATGTGGATTGAAGATGAGGCTGCTGTGACGACTCAGGAATATTCAAGCTCAACAGACCGGATTGCAGGTCTCTCTTTGTCGAGGGATTTGTATGTCGACTATCCCGCTGACCCGAGCATTCTCTCTAAAATCCATGATCTTTTCTCTGTTTTGATGTGTTATACTTGTATGTTTTCTTGTTCCTGCGTCTTCGTCGATTTAGTTTTTGTTTGATCTCGGGAAACCAGATCTAGGGTTTCTCGTGGGTACGTTTTTTTATCGGTCACACCTGTTTCATCACAAAACTCCTGTGGTGGGTTTTGTTACTGCTTGTGGATCAACTTTGATTCCTTTTCTCCATTGTGGTTGTTGGATCATCCAGCATCGAGGTCTCTTTAGGTCGAGGGATTAGATTTTCTTCGTCGTCTTTGTTGAGAtttttgatttgttttctttttcttatgatCTTTTGATTGGGCATGGAGAAGTCTGCGATGAGGATAACAGAGCTCCCTCTTCTGAGATTAAACATTGAGGACGCTCGCTGGCAGAATCGAACCATTACAAATGCTCGCCGCCACTGAGTCATTCTTCTCCACAGTTCTACGCATGATTCGAGATTCCAATATCCATCTAATGCATTACATTTTTTTTACTTCTGATTCTTATTCGACCTTCGGTTTCCACTTTTTTTCCACTGAATAAATGCCTTTACACCACGAATTTGTTGTTGGGGAAGAATTTTGGCCGTTCACCATATGATGAAAGCTACGTAATCTTAGGACACCTTCCTACACTGCGCAAGTTTATCCTTGGGCGGTGGATGAGAAAAAAACACGAATATTCTGATGATGATGGCCTGTCTGATCATTTTTTTTAGGGTTTAATATTTCGGTGATCTATTTTATGTAATTTACGATTCTCGAATCTATGTTCTTGCATATCTTATTATTATATACAGTGAAGAACCTTGTGTAGGCTGCCGTGATCATGTTGCTATAGTATTGATGCATTTTGCTCCTGTTTGATGTAAATACATTTATAGGATGATTTGTATTTCTGTTTAATTTTGCATTCTCGATCTTAAAACTACATTGAAATTCCTGGTGTTCCTTATCTGGAAATTTGCATGCTAGTGTTCTTCATTTATTTGAAGAAGGGATTCCTTTTAAAAGGGTTTATGCATCAGCTATGATGTTAGACTGATTAAGTTGGAATTACCGGCTGAGGTTGATAAAACCATTGCATGATGTAATTCAGTTATCTGGCTGTCTGAGACTGATGCTTTTTTGTTTGCTTTTCAATTGAATTAGAAAAGGTTTTCATAGACTCGAAAGCTTTATTGTTTAGTGTTTGCAAAAAAATGGTAGAATGCTTTAATGATTCAAGTAACTAATTCCATTTCTTTGCATGGCcttcttttattatattctttGGTGATATTTTTTGCACAAATTTTACTTACATTCCTTAAAATTGAGTTTTTATACTTAATTCTTGAAATTTCTTCGTAGGAAGTGACTTATGACACTTGTAAAGAAGTCTATAATGTATACAGAAATCTATGTACTTAGCCCAATGAGGAATTAGTGACCTCTTGATAGGAAGTGCCGTATGACACTTATAACACCAGTTGTGCACACATAGTCTTTTCCTATTTCTTTTCTCTTGATGTTACCCTCCTCAAATCCTTTTATAGGTTTGTGTTTTGAGGGTTCTCCAAAAGAAAGAACTATGGAGTTCAGAGGACTTGTGGTTCGGCTGTGTGTGTGTGATTTTAAATGGGTCACTGAGGGCTTTTATCAACACATTAGCATTACTATCCAGTTTGTTGGTCTTAAAAAGCATTGCTCCATTTATCTTCTATTTAGCATTATAGGCCCGATGCCACGTCACCAGTAGCTTATGCATTGACTGGTGATGCTATGATCTGGCCAAGATCAAGTCCTGGTTGGACATTTTGCATGCTGATAGGAACCTGTGGATAAGTTCCATGTTCATCCACGGAGCCGATTTCTGCGATGACAAATGTTGTTTGGTTTCTCCTTAATATAATGGTGATACTGGTGTGGTACCAGCTACTGGTCTTGTATCAAACTTCAATTGCGGGTGTGAGTTTTATATGGTGTAAATTAACTTCTACAGGATCAGAATATCttgatataataattatttattacttCAACCTGAAAGGTATgctgagaattttcagtaggaacaTGAAAGTCATTTGTTTGATATCTGTTTGAAAAACTGTCCCAGTAAATGCTTTTTGGTTTTATTTAAGACTACTGGGATGAAGAATGTCAATCTGCAAGTGACGAGGAAGAAGACAGGGACATCAGCACTCTTTATAGAGAATGATGACTTGGTCTATGGGAATCTCTCTGatgctgaagattgtttcctcccTTTCATCTGTTATGTTTTATGGGTTCCTTATTGGTTTATTTATAACCTGTGTTTTTTTGCTTGTGTTTTGCAATTTATTGTAGTTGCATCTTACAGTCCTTCTGCCTATGATGCATAAATATGCACGTATTATCAGACACGTAATGATGATATATGAATTGTCACTACCACTGAGGCAGACGTTGTTATTCTACTGAGatagatttttcttttcttttagttaTTTTCTTGACAAAACTCTTATATCCCTTCATCATTTCAAAGATCACTCTTTCACGTGCGTTTATCATTTCAATGATCGCTCTTTTATGTGCATTTAAATATACTATGAGTAACTACAAAGATTAAAATTTTATCTGAGGCACAAATCTCTATTGTAGTTTATTTGATTATGTTTTTATTGTTACCCTATTCATAATGCAActgtatttttttttcatatgatgttATTTCTCCTGCGACGACAATTGCTTTCTTTTTATTAATATTGGTTACCTATTAGTGCCTGGTTCTAACCTCTTGGGAAACTGTTTTCTTTGTAAAATAGTAAGCTTATCGTTAAGTCTTAAACTAAAAATTCGTTATCCTTTCAAATGTAGTTTCTTATCTTCAAATATTGCTTAGTTGGTCTtaaattttctaatttttttaagtttccaaacaatatatatatattcataatacTTGGTATACCCAATGCCTTCCGATCAATCCGTAGATAATAATGTATCGACCATATTGAAATTAAAAAACCATAATAGATAAGTCGAACCAATTCACCTAATGACTAGCTACTAAAgcattcaaatatatttgatacaATATCTCAGAATCTTCGCTAAAGCACTTTAAACTGGAAAAAAGGCAGGTGTAACCTCtttgtatttttgtttttcatctaattttattttcgatatcacaaataaatataaatcaaattattATGGCTTCATGATTCTCATATTTAATCATTTCAATCTACGTGTTTGGCAGGAGGGAGAAGTGAACTTCATATCGCCAGTACGAAACTCAAATATGATCGTGGCGCGCATCTTACTGCGCGAAGCGCCACTCGTTTTCCGTGATTGGAACTCACAGTACAACGGGTCCGACCGGTCCAAGCAATCAAATTAAACCGGTCGACCTCCACTAACTTAACCCAATCCATAAACCGGCTATCTTCTCCTTCGAACACCGCGTGGCCTCGCGGATTAAATGGCTACAATCACAAGCTCGATGATGACGATGAGAACAACTTCTTAGCGGTCGATGGTGATTgatctaataattaactactaATTGCTCTGCAGAATTGCGTCCGTGTAATTAACCACTCATTGCCGTAATAATCACATATCTCCGCAATGCGAGCGAAGCAAGCAGTGCGCCATGTAGCAGAACTGGGAGCATTGCTGACTCTCAGAATCGCCCTCGCCGCTCTCCTCTTCACTGCCATCTCCGTCGCGGCCACCTTGGAATGGACCCCCGCCTTGCACTTCGCTGTTGCGGGTTTCGCCCGGTAAGTGAGTTCGAGCTCAGATCGGTAGCGAGCCGTCGGATCCTCCAGGCCTTGGGCCACATCCGCTACGACGCGCTGCGGCGCGAAACCGTCCCCTGCTCCCGCCGCGGCGCCTCCTACTACAACTTCCGCCCCGTCGCCGAGGCGAACCCCTACTCCGACGGCTTCTCTGCCATCACCCGATGCCACGGCGGTTAGTGCTCCCAGATCTCGCCTTTCCGTCTCTTTTCGCTTGATTCTTTGGCGTTCTTTCGATCAAGTTGGTGGATTGGCTTTCAGCTGCACCTCGTTGTCATCGGTGCTTGTCGTTGTAAGTGAATTACTACGATCATCGGAAATATTCGAGCTTGAAATTGTCGATTAAACGACACCTCGAATATACATTTTTAGTGCAATGAGATATCTGTATTCAATATTatctaatattaatttttttaagcttTTTCTCTTATTAGCCAAAATAGGCTGTGTCACTAGCTTCAACAACTCAACTACCACCATCTTTCATCAAAGTTtttcgacccaacatgattttgacATTCCAAAAGTATTCAAGACCTATCAAACCGTCACTCGATCCTGTATGAATTCGAGACTCAGTCAACGAACTCGATGGAGGATTTCTTATGAGCCCAACTATAATTGATGGATCGACATTTTGTCATGGATACACCTATAAATAAGATATTCGATGTAATTCTTAAGTATGTTtatgttttttaattttatttacgttTTACATATCATGTAGAAGGCTTGTAGTAGATTTGATAGTCTCATTTTGGTTGACTTATTTAAATATAGGTTGAATGAAATTATTACGTATAGACAAAACTAACTAGAAACAAGCAATCCATCAATCATTTTAGGGGTTTTTTAGCTCCGTAGATTGTGTGAAGTGTCAACTAACATAGCACCTAGAAAGTACTCCGGTAGTACATGGGTGGATGAGCTTTTGAGGTAGTGTCTAGGGTTGATTCATTGTCTTGTTCCATAACAGTATCacgtgggcacttgtggggacttttgaTCATAGAAGATCAATTTGGATTTTTTATTACATGACCATTCTGAGCGCAaagtttatttttataatttttattaactattaagtgtttgttgaaatgactACTTATAGATCTCAAGTTAAATGTTTTCTCTAATTcgtcttctcttttgtatgtcattaagggatcataagaggtttcgaggaggttgaTCATTTGCGAAAGGACACGCAAAGGTGCCATATGATTTAagtaaaactagctaagtccatgatatatGATATCAGATGTGAAAAGAATTTCAGCAATAAAAAAGTAAAGTGTTGGTTGACCCTACCTTAGGTCGATTGTTGTTCacctaaaaaaatttaagatgaaCCAATTCTAGCAAACTTTTGCCTCTGGTCTTTGGAGTTGTTTGATGGTAGTGCTAACCTAACGGAGCACATCACAATCTTTCATGCCCAAATATCGTTGTATAACACTTCGGATGTCTTGATGTGTTGCACATTCCTGAATACGTAAGAGTCATAACATGTGAATGGTATGCTCGCTTGAAGCAACTTTCCATCGGTTCTCTTGCCTATATCATGAGGGAGTTCGAACTTGACTTTCTAGAGAATTTATACCCGTGGCCATTGGTAGCAATAGTTCTCGGATTCATGTAGGAGGAAGAAGAAATACTCACAAATTTCGGTTCACGAGCGAGATTTGAGGCATGCTAGATTGTAATCTGTCATTCATAATGCAGACTTTCATAATGCCCTATCACCTCTTCTTATAATTGATATAGAGACAATAGGTAATTGTACTATATGCACTTTAAATGGTTAATTAATGTATCACTACCGAGGTAATGGTCTCTAGCAAATGTAAAATCATGCAAGAGGCCAAAGTAGGAGTGGCCACAATCAGCCCTGGTCCTAAGGTCACCATGATAAAGAAGAAATGAATGagaatttttctatagataaaagAGAAGGGGTTCTTAAAAGATCCTCACTCGATGAAAGCTCTATTGGTGAAAAGAGATAAGTCTAATTACTGTCGATTCCACCATATTACGATTACGACACAAAGGATTATCGCAACTTGAAAGAGCATATTGAAGATCTCATTCATCGGGGACAC belongs to Musa acuminata AAA Group cultivar baxijiao chromosome BXJ1-11, Cavendish_Baxijiao_AAA, whole genome shotgun sequence and includes:
- the LOC103971959 gene encoding glutathione S-transferase 3, encoding MGVKVYGMPMSTNTVRVLAALNEKGVEFELVIVDLRTGAHKKPDFLALNPFGQIPALEDGDVVLFESRAINRYIATKYAEAGPDLLLSSGTPAERAVVDLWLEVESQQFGPPIAALVYEALIKPMLGGATDVTVVEAQATKLEKVLDVYEARLAQSKYLAGAEFTLVDLNHIPYTNYLMKTPKASLVTSRPHLLAWWQDISSRPAWQKTAAAIPF